Proteins encoded in a region of the Paenibacillus sp. E222 genome:
- a CDS encoding X2-like carbohydrate binding domain-containing protein → MKRIGKRMAMCFMVFMIAVVQFGIMGTTGGNVAQAADKSLAQKPYMGWSSYSMQVYDGAGNWTSAESIKKQSDAMREKLQAHGYEYINIDAGWNGDEDEYGRPIPSTVLYPNGFQEVIDYVHNNGQKIGIYLIPGLSITAYEKNLEVYGTGGACRMQDIAVKPLVVMDAWDSYTYKIDFSNPCSQKYIDSIADLLGEWGINFVKFDSVTPGSGINNLSRDARGDVEAWSKALDRNNIWYELSWALDHNYVDFWKKYANGWRIDWDVEAYDSSKGLTEWSSISRLFPIAAIWWRDAGPGGWNDFDSLNVGNGSMDGLTRDERKTATTFWAISSAPLYTGNDLTRLDSYGLELLTNDEVIAVNQAGRPAHPVSMDTKQQVWYANNGDGTYNVALFNLGNRSAEVKVKWSDIGLEGPASVRDLWSHSELGNFNHEFSGGVLEPHASRMLKVTALSGTSAVNDDDTGMRYSGDWKRNGGKEQIDGRQDLSIAITDSSTTTGPANMNTQQVADLEAGDDLIANAENVANPASVDAAAVTDVVYINDDDSNIQYTGSWSSSSGRNFGDYKEDVHFTENDGDYFEYTFTGTGIDLLTEKDQEQGDMIVTLDDGTPETVSAYTSDEREVQQVLYSAAGLTNGSHTLKVVKQSGQYMLLDALRVTREIPTGDHNSTISPASADFDKATEQQKDITVTLTLNGNTLTGIENDGVMLSEDDYTVVDDKLNIKKEYLTQLPVGTTDFVVNFSAGDPQTLAVQIRDTTGLRYVLINNDDPAIKYNGSWSRSTGRGMGDYKDDVQYTETNGDSFEYTFRGRGIQLFTEVDQSQGDMDIYVDGQFMETVSAYRNGRLAQQNLYSISGLPDGQHTLKAVKKSGRFMLLDMLKVELPNMINPVNASFDKLASAQADIDVTLLIQAGSFKGITNGSNELTRGTDYTVNGDRVTLSKTYLAAQPVGTLNLSFSFGGDYLNDVHSTTADGDFFEYTFKGTGISLITPTGPEQGEVDIYVDGQLKQTVNAYSPSRQMMQEIYSISGLAKGQHTLKVVKKSGELMLADQLKFNVPTGNGNGEPTNPSNPSNPGGPSNPGGPSTPVVQPSDTSVPAPTPESGTTDGTTGTDDGQDIPYKAYIQGYPGGLFKPDNKLTRAEMATIVALVSEKEATGSAVAFSDVKSEYWGADAIAKVSKMGLMNGYKDGTFKPNQSLTRAEMATLVSLLGPASEISGDGFSDIGSHWAKDAILKAKSAGILKGYNDGTFRPNALLTRAEAVVAINRALGRAPLTNVSQPQWKDVPSTHWAFGDIEAASTDQIVKARSEGEEPKKK, encoded by the coding sequence TTGAAACGAATCGGAAAAAGGATGGCAATGTGTTTCATGGTATTCATGATTGCGGTGGTGCAGTTCGGGATTATGGGAACGACAGGCGGCAATGTGGCACAAGCAGCAGATAAGAGTCTGGCCCAGAAGCCGTATATGGGTTGGAGCAGTTACAGCATGCAGGTATATGACGGGGCGGGTAACTGGACGTCGGCCGAGAGTATTAAGAAGCAGTCGGATGCCATGCGCGAGAAGCTGCAAGCCCATGGATATGAATACATTAATATTGATGCAGGCTGGAACGGTGATGAAGATGAATACGGCCGTCCTATTCCGAGTACTGTTCTTTATCCAAATGGATTTCAGGAGGTCATCGATTATGTCCATAATAACGGACAGAAGATCGGGATCTATCTCATTCCGGGATTATCAATCACCGCTTATGAAAAAAATCTTGAGGTGTATGGAACGGGTGGGGCATGTCGTATGCAGGATATTGCGGTAAAACCGCTCGTTGTTATGGATGCTTGGGATTCGTACACGTACAAAATTGATTTTTCGAACCCTTGCTCACAGAAGTACATTGACTCCATCGCGGATCTTCTTGGCGAGTGGGGCATCAACTTTGTCAAATTCGACAGTGTGACGCCAGGATCAGGGATTAATAACCTGAGCCGGGATGCACGCGGTGATGTAGAGGCATGGTCCAAAGCCCTGGACAGAAATAATATCTGGTATGAGCTTTCCTGGGCGCTTGACCATAATTACGTGGACTTCTGGAAAAAGTATGCGAACGGCTGGAGGATCGATTGGGATGTTGAAGCCTACGACAGTAGTAAGGGGTTAACAGAATGGTCGAGTATTTCACGCTTATTCCCCATAGCAGCCATCTGGTGGCGTGATGCAGGTCCTGGAGGCTGGAACGATTTTGACTCCCTGAATGTCGGGAATGGCTCGATGGATGGTCTGACCAGAGACGAGCGGAAGACCGCGACGACGTTCTGGGCAATCTCTTCAGCACCGCTTTATACAGGTAATGATCTGACCAGGCTTGACAGCTATGGGCTGGAGCTTCTGACGAATGATGAGGTCATTGCGGTCAATCAGGCCGGACGTCCAGCTCATCCCGTTTCCATGGACACCAAACAGCAGGTATGGTATGCGAATAACGGAGATGGTACGTACAACGTAGCTCTGTTCAATCTGGGCAATCGGAGTGCCGAGGTCAAAGTGAAATGGAGTGATATTGGCCTCGAAGGTCCGGCTTCGGTCCGTGATCTCTGGAGCCATTCCGAACTGGGGAATTTTAATCATGAATTCAGTGGCGGCGTACTGGAACCCCATGCTTCCCGGATGCTTAAGGTAACCGCACTGAGCGGCACATCAGCCGTTAATGATGATGATACGGGCATGCGCTATAGTGGGGATTGGAAGCGTAATGGAGGCAAGGAGCAAATCGATGGCAGACAGGATCTGAGCATCGCCATTACGGATTCCTCAACGACCACTGGTCCAGCCAATATGAATACGCAGCAAGTAGCTGACTTGGAAGCCGGTGATGACCTAATCGCGAACGCAGAAAATGTAGCAAATCCTGCTTCCGTTGATGCGGCTGCTGTTACCGATGTGGTGTACATTAATGATGATGACAGCAATATTCAATACACGGGTTCATGGAGTTCAAGTTCCGGGAGAAATTTCGGGGATTACAAGGAAGATGTACATTTTACTGAGAATGACGGCGATTATTTTGAATATACCTTCACGGGCACAGGCATTGACCTGCTTACGGAGAAGGATCAAGAACAGGGAGACATGATAGTCACACTCGACGATGGAACGCCTGAAACGGTTAGCGCTTATACCAGTGATGAACGAGAAGTGCAACAGGTACTGTATAGCGCTGCTGGTTTGACTAACGGTTCGCATACCTTGAAAGTCGTCAAACAATCGGGCCAGTATATGCTGCTGGATGCGCTTAGAGTAACAAGGGAAATTCCTACAGGAGATCATAACAGCACCATTAGTCCGGCTTCTGCTGACTTTGACAAGGCAACAGAACAACAGAAGGACATTACTGTCACGCTCACATTGAACGGAAATACACTAACTGGCATTGAAAATGACGGAGTAATGCTCAGTGAAGACGACTACACGGTGGTCGATGACAAACTGAACATCAAGAAAGAATATCTCACCCAACTGCCTGTAGGAACAACCGACTTTGTTGTCAATTTCAGCGCTGGTGATCCGCAAACTCTTGCTGTTCAAATCAGAGATACAACGGGCCTTCGTTATGTCCTGATCAATAACGACGATCCGGCCATAAAATACAATGGCTCATGGTCCCGCAGCACGGGGCGAGGTATGGGCGACTATAAAGATGATGTGCAGTATACCGAGACGAATGGTGATTCTTTTGAATATACGTTCAGAGGAAGAGGAATCCAGCTGTTCACAGAGGTAGACCAGTCACAGGGAGATATGGATATCTACGTGGACGGTCAATTCATGGAGACGGTCAGTGCGTATCGCAACGGACGATTGGCACAGCAGAATCTGTACAGCATATCGGGCTTGCCTGATGGGCAGCACACGCTGAAGGCCGTCAAGAAATCGGGTAGATTTATGCTGCTTGATATGCTCAAGGTTGAGCTCCCGAATATGATTAATCCGGTGAATGCGAGCTTTGACAAATTAGCTTCTGCTCAGGCTGACATTGATGTCACGCTTCTGATCCAGGCGGGAAGCTTCAAGGGCATTACCAACGGCTCCAATGAACTGACACGAGGGACTGATTATACAGTTAATGGCGACCGCGTTACACTGAGCAAAACATATCTTGCTGCCCAGCCTGTAGGAACGTTAAATCTCAGTTTTTCCTTCGGCGGTGATTATCTCAATGACGTACATTCTACGACGGCGGATGGAGATTTCTTCGAGTACACCTTCAAGGGTACTGGAATAAGCTTGATTACACCTACTGGACCGGAGCAGGGAGAAGTAGATATTTATGTCGACGGACAACTGAAGCAAACCGTGAACGCCTATAGTCCGAGTCGCCAAATGATGCAGGAGATTTACAGCATCTCAGGACTGGCAAAAGGTCAGCATACACTCAAAGTTGTGAAGAAATCCGGTGAGCTTATGCTGGCCGATCAACTGAAATTTAATGTCCCTACTGGAAACGGAAACGGTGAACCAACGAATCCGTCGAATCCGTCGAATCCAGGTGGTCCATCCAATCCAGGCGGGCCATCGACTCCAGTCGTCCAGCCTTCAGACACGTCTGTGCCAGCGCCAACTCCTGAATCCGGAACTACTGACGGGACAACAGGAACGGATGATGGTCAGGATATTCCGTACAAAGCGTATATTCAAGGATATCCGGGCGGTTTGTTCAAGCCAGATAACAAGCTCACCCGTGCAGAGATGGCAACCATAGTCGCATTGGTATCTGAGAAAGAAGCCACGGGATCTGCTGTTGCATTCAGTGACGTTAAATCTGAATATTGGGGAGCCGACGCCATTGCTAAGGTAAGCAAGATGGGGCTGATGAATGGCTACAAGGATGGCACGTTTAAGCCAAATCAGTCATTGACTCGTGCGGAGATGGCCACTCTTGTGTCCCTTCTTGGTCCGGCTTCCGAGATTTCAGGGGATGGTTTCTCGGATATCGGTAGCCATTGGGCCAAGGATGCCATTTTGAAAGCGAAAAGTGCAGGTATTTTGAAAGGCTATAATGATGGAACCTTTAGACCGAATGCCTTACTGACAAGAGCGGAAGCCGTTGTAGCAATCAACAGAGCTTTGGGCAGAGCACCGCTCACGAACGTTTCGCAGCCGCAGTGGAAGGATGTTCCTTCCACACACTGGGCCTTTGGCGATATTGAAGCAGCATCCACTGATCAGATTGTAAAAGCCCGATCAGAGGGGGAAGAACCAAAGAAGAAATGA
- a CDS encoding C40 family peptidase, which translates to MKKLIISIFGAAVLFTSGAASTEASSINTVVNNMTGIPYKWGGTTLAGFDCSGFMRYIFNKYSIELPRTSQQQAKAGTPVSKANLRTGDLVFFNTMGNGISHTGVYIGGGQFAHASSSKGVSITQLSNPYFNDRYVTARRVTGQFMYNKMLGKI; encoded by the coding sequence TTGAAAAAGCTTATCATTTCTATTTTTGGAGCAGCAGTTCTATTTACATCCGGTGCAGCAAGCACAGAGGCAAGCAGTATTAACACCGTCGTTAACAACATGACAGGCATTCCTTACAAATGGGGCGGCACGACACTCGCCGGGTTTGATTGCTCTGGATTTATGAGATATATTTTCAACAAATATAGCATTGAATTACCACGTACTTCCCAGCAGCAAGCGAAGGCCGGAACACCGGTATCCAAAGCTAATCTGCGGACAGGTGACCTGGTATTCTTTAATACGATGGGCAATGGCATTTCTCATACAGGTGTATATATCGGGGGCGGACAGTTCGCTCATGCTTCCAGCAGCAAGGGTGTCAGCATCACCCAATTATCCAATCCATATTTCAATGATCGTTATGTAACAGCACGCCGGGTAACAGGTCAGTTTATGTATAACAAAATGCTGGGCAAAATATAA
- a CDS encoding helix-turn-helix domain-containing protein, whose protein sequence is MSYLTSISVTQSISIENSVTQLQKSQEILEGRMAEVEGFTRQLAVNQELNVLMNEKDNETNVYGIWRTMENVLTFGQTNDFLQNYYIYLANYNLILTPGSSYRPNHYYTDFRYNDLSLEEWMKDVLQKTHRSEIKPLSSYVSRGKQTSVITYMQSLPLDSFNDSSPAVAVVIIDEKMILGLLSSLNDRYGGWVHISDAEGNTIALQGSSEPEMVKMASDAHFDPSRVSQFYGDDLVITTRSDKNGWVYQAGIPRHVLMENANRIKGMTMLITGGTLLIGLIVGLVLAYRNSVPINRLLSVMKEQFGKDESAPKNEFDFLSGNIADMLTKNKLLESELNRQLPLVRDAFLKRLISGEFKSRDEILSAAEQADINLYQGTGYAGIVQIKGYASMDSVEILNELNASRLLLKQALTELGVDVLMTDMGSDKVVVLFFSKETNSEMDREKEDITHIMENLAQYVFNEYRITIQSGFGNLFTSLTEVSLSFDQANQALEYAVYMNKKGMMWNNEAQTENTTYYYPLDSEQRLIGTIRAGELEEAKRIVDAIIVQNREQRELSMEMKHQLVGEMKGTFLKLLDQKAFTEYASIENVKQRVIDIGSSEPLETIKAEFYEIMEELCSVIAKKKKDAHIQIIKQIKEYTAKMYSDTELTLYRVAEHVERPEKYISQLFKEITGVNFSDHLIKVRMDQAVILLKESNYTVDEIASRVGYNSSHSFRRAFKRLNGVSPSAYRQSVDD, encoded by the coding sequence ATGTCTTATCTGACGTCCATCTCCGTAACACAGTCCATTTCCATTGAGAATAGTGTGACCCAACTTCAGAAAAGCCAGGAAATACTGGAGGGCCGCATGGCGGAAGTGGAGGGCTTCACCCGACAGCTTGCGGTCAATCAGGAATTGAACGTTCTGATGAATGAAAAGGACAACGAAACCAACGTATATGGGATATGGAGAACGATGGAGAATGTGTTGACCTTTGGGCAGACCAATGATTTTCTGCAAAATTATTATATTTATCTTGCGAATTACAATCTAATTTTGACCCCTGGCTCTTCTTACCGACCGAATCACTATTACACTGATTTTCGTTATAACGATCTTTCGTTGGAAGAATGGATGAAGGACGTGTTGCAGAAGACCCACCGGAGTGAGATTAAACCGCTCAGTTCCTACGTCAGCAGGGGGAAGCAAACTTCGGTAATCACATATATGCAGTCATTGCCTCTGGACAGCTTCAATGATTCTTCACCGGCTGTCGCCGTTGTAATCATTGATGAGAAAATGATTCTCGGTCTGTTGTCCAGCCTGAATGACCGATACGGTGGCTGGGTTCATATCAGCGATGCGGAGGGCAATACCATTGCGCTGCAAGGGAGCTCCGAGCCCGAGATGGTGAAAATGGCCTCGGACGCTCATTTTGACCCAAGTAGAGTCAGCCAGTTCTATGGGGATGATCTCGTAATCACTACAAGATCGGATAAGAACGGCTGGGTATACCAAGCGGGTATTCCCCGTCATGTCCTGATGGAGAATGCAAACAGGATCAAGGGGATGACGATGCTGATTACTGGCGGCACACTGCTCATCGGACTGATTGTTGGACTTGTGCTGGCTTATCGCAACAGCGTTCCAATCAATCGACTGTTAAGTGTAATGAAAGAGCAGTTTGGGAAGGATGAATCGGCTCCCAAAAATGAATTTGACTTTTTGAGTGGAAATATCGCTGATATGCTTACCAAAAACAAGCTGCTCGAATCCGAATTGAATCGCCAGCTTCCATTGGTCAGGGATGCTTTCCTGAAGCGATTGATCTCCGGCGAATTCAAATCACGGGATGAGATTCTTTCCGCCGCTGAACAGGCAGATATTAATTTGTATCAAGGCACGGGATATGCAGGAATTGTCCAGATTAAGGGTTATGCCAGTATGGACAGCGTTGAGATCCTGAATGAACTGAATGCCTCCCGACTACTGTTGAAGCAGGCTTTGACTGAACTGGGCGTAGATGTCCTGATGACCGATATGGGCTCGGACAAAGTGGTTGTCCTGTTCTTTTCGAAGGAAACCAACTCCGAAATGGATCGTGAAAAGGAAGATATCACGCATATCATGGAGAATCTGGCCCAGTATGTGTTCAATGAATACAGAATCACCATCCAGTCAGGATTCGGAAATCTCTTCACATCGCTGACAGAGGTCAGCCTATCCTTTGATCAGGCCAATCAGGCGCTGGAATATGCAGTCTACATGAACAAAAAAGGCATGATGTGGAACAACGAAGCCCAAACCGAAAATACAACGTATTATTACCCGCTGGATTCGGAGCAGCGGCTGATTGGCACGATCCGTGCAGGAGAACTTGAAGAGGCCAAACGGATTGTCGATGCAATCATTGTGCAGAACAGGGAGCAGCGGGAGTTGTCCATGGAAATGAAGCATCAACTTGTCGGAGAAATGAAGGGGACTTTTCTCAAGTTGCTGGATCAAAAGGCGTTTACGGAATATGCCTCCATCGAGAATGTGAAACAGCGGGTCATTGATATTGGTTCCTCGGAGCCGCTCGAAACGATAAAGGCCGAGTTTTATGAAATTATGGAAGAGCTGTGCTCCGTTATTGCCAAAAAGAAGAAAGATGCCCATATTCAAATCATCAAACAGATTAAGGAATATACTGCGAAAATGTATTCCGATACAGAGCTGACGCTGTATCGAGTGGCAGAGCATGTGGAGCGGCCCGAGAAATACATTTCTCAATTATTCAAAGAGATTACGGGTGTTAATTTCTCCGACCACCTGATCAAAGTCCGAATGGATCAGGCTGTGATTTTGTTAAAAGAGAGCAATTATACGGTGGACGAAATTGCGTCACGGGTAGGTTACAATAGTTCTCACTCCTTCAGGAGGGCCTTCAAACGATTAAATGGCGTTTCGCCCAGTGCGTATAGACAATCGGTTGACGATTAA
- the pelA gene encoding pectate lyase — MVFSVVGMVFQPAAKVSAADASGTTASISDILKNQHPDGGWKKDYKETSGEWAKSTIDNKATYSEIRRLAKEFKKTNDPRYSAAAIKGINFLLNMQYSNGGWPQVYQSSGYHKHITFNDDAMINVMYMLDEVGARKGDFSFIDSSLADRSKKSVAKGVEAILNTQVVANGKLTAWGQQHDSSTLKPAGARIYEVPSLSAGESSTIVKFLKTRPANSKITASIKAAEAWFNKVKITGYKYVRENGDSQLIADSGAAPIWARFYEIGTDKPIFVGRDGVVKYKLSDIDKERRSGYAWYGNWPSKI; from the coding sequence ATGGTTTTCTCCGTTGTCGGAATGGTATTTCAGCCTGCTGCTAAGGTCTCTGCTGCAGACGCCTCTGGAACGACAGCAAGTATCTCGGACATTTTGAAGAATCAACATCCAGACGGGGGATGGAAGAAGGATTACAAAGAAACAAGTGGTGAGTGGGCCAAATCTACGATTGATAACAAAGCTACATACTCAGAAATTAGAAGGTTAGCCAAGGAATTCAAAAAGACGAATGATCCGCGTTATTCGGCTGCTGCCATCAAAGGAATCAACTTTTTGCTGAATATGCAGTACTCCAATGGGGGTTGGCCACAGGTATACCAAAGCTCCGGTTATCACAAGCACATCACCTTCAACGACGATGCCATGATTAATGTCATGTACATGCTGGATGAAGTAGGTGCACGTAAAGGAGATTTCTCATTCATCGACAGCTCTCTTGCAGATCGTAGTAAAAAATCAGTTGCCAAAGGTGTAGAGGCTATTCTCAATACACAGGTTGTAGCGAACGGTAAACTGACTGCATGGGGGCAGCAGCATGATTCCAGTACCCTTAAACCTGCAGGCGCTAGGATTTATGAAGTGCCTTCTCTGAGTGCTGGAGAGAGCAGTACAATTGTGAAGTTTTTAAAAACTAGACCGGCTAACTCCAAAATTACTGCCTCCATCAAAGCGGCAGAAGCCTGGTTCAACAAAGTTAAAATTACTGGTTACAAGTATGTCAGAGAAAACGGAGACAGCCAACTCATTGCAGATTCAGGTGCAGCGCCAATTTGGGCACGTTTCTATGAAATTGGAACGGATAAACCAATCTTCGTAGGACGTGATGGGGTTGTGAAATACAAACTCAGCGATATCGATAAGGAAAGAAGAAGTGGGTATGCCTGGTACGGCAACTGGCCCTCCAAGATCTAA
- a CDS encoding glycosyltransferase family 4 protein: MRLLQALFFPPEQPGGVSSMIPYMQERFTTPRWEMDLFSLPKRIRNKGREDIQFETFDWTQYQDSPVVQKYMQTYRDYLWWTKLRIQKPYDLIHAHHPIAGLAMKKVFPDVPLIQTIHSSYERELILNGRIEPDGPEHQFLLAIYGELEHQAERLLTVSDSFRRYLAPYVQHPDVIGVIPNGFDEKRFKPIPHENAIPQLVTVCRLVPAKGLDILFKACAELKARGHDYVLHIIGDGPIRPDLEELAQRLGIYNETIFYGYTLHPEEFMPFFDIFVLPSRAEAFGSVFAEAALSCLALVGTDVGGIPEQIENGSNGLLVPSEDPSALAEALEKVMVDPAYRYELARSACEKAKTHYSLGRSVNELKKMYLQFPSQV; encoded by the coding sequence GTGAGATTGCTGCAGGCGCTTTTCTTTCCTCCGGAGCAGCCCGGAGGTGTATCCTCTATGATTCCGTATATGCAAGAGAGGTTTACAACCCCGAGGTGGGAGATGGATCTGTTCTCACTGCCTAAGCGAATTCGCAACAAGGGCAGAGAAGATATCCAGTTTGAGACGTTCGATTGGACGCAGTATCAGGATAGTCCTGTCGTGCAAAAATATATGCAAACCTACCGGGATTACTTGTGGTGGACCAAGCTGCGTATTCAGAAGCCTTACGATCTGATCCATGCCCATCACCCTATTGCGGGGCTTGCAATGAAGAAGGTTTTCCCGGATGTTCCTCTCATTCAAACGATCCACTCCAGTTATGAGCGAGAGCTGATTCTGAATGGACGCATTGAGCCGGATGGACCGGAGCATCAATTCTTGCTGGCCATCTATGGTGAGCTGGAGCACCAGGCAGAGCGGTTGTTAACGGTGTCGGATTCTTTCCGTCGTTATCTGGCGCCCTATGTGCAGCATCCCGATGTTATCGGTGTAATTCCGAACGGTTTTGATGAGAAACGGTTTAAACCCATTCCCCATGAGAATGCGATACCACAGCTGGTCACCGTATGCCGCCTGGTTCCGGCGAAAGGGCTGGATATTCTGTTCAAAGCCTGTGCCGAACTGAAAGCGCGGGGACATGACTATGTGCTTCATATTATTGGGGACGGACCGATCCGTCCGGACTTGGAAGAATTGGCCCAACGGCTGGGCATTTATAATGAGACTATTTTTTATGGTTACACGCTGCACCCCGAGGAATTCATGCCATTTTTTGATATCTTTGTGCTTCCTTCGCGGGCGGAGGCGTTCGGGTCTGTTTTTGCGGAGGCAGCGCTTAGCTGTCTTGCCCTTGTAGGTACAGATGTTGGCGGCATACCAGAGCAGATCGAAAACGGCAGTAATGGCTTGCTGGTGCCTTCAGAAGATCCATCTGCATTGGCAGAAGCGCTGGAGAAGGTGATGGTTGACCCGGCGTATCGTTATGAGCTTGCCCGTTCGGCATGTGAGAAGGCCAAAACCCATTACTCTTTGGGCAGATCAGTCAATGAACTGAAAAAAATGTATTTACAATTTCCGAGCCAGGTCTAG
- a CDS encoding GNAT family N-acetyltransferase, with product MKHSFSITSDYINDEFKALQAQPEDTENVMSLLMETAEWLRSQGSSQWNALLKGEDSHHTAEAIQRGDVFVFKKGSDVAGMVILMSMPSAWDVHLWGSKAHAGDGALYLHRLAIRRKYAQSGLGRAILQWSSSGIQFEDKHIVRLDCGADNATLNAFYTRNGYTFVGETDGFSTYEKAVTHRSV from the coding sequence ATGAAGCACTCATTCAGTATCACATCAGACTACATTAATGACGAATTTAAGGCATTGCAGGCTCAGCCGGAAGACACGGAGAATGTGATGTCTCTGCTTATGGAAACAGCCGAATGGCTGCGGAGCCAGGGGTCTTCTCAATGGAATGCTTTGTTAAAAGGTGAGGATTCTCATCATACGGCGGAGGCGATTCAGCGTGGCGACGTATTTGTATTTAAGAAGGGCTCTGACGTTGCTGGCATGGTTATTTTGATGAGTATGCCAAGTGCATGGGATGTGCATTTGTGGGGAAGCAAAGCGCATGCCGGGGATGGTGCACTTTATCTGCACCGATTAGCCATTCGCAGAAAGTATGCCCAGAGTGGACTGGGACGGGCGATTCTGCAATGGTCCAGCAGTGGGATCCAGTTTGAGGATAAACATATCGTCCGATTGGATTGTGGAGCGGACAACGCAACATTGAACGCATTCTATACGCGTAACGGCTATACTTTTGTGGGAGAGACAGATGGCTTCAGTACGTATGAGAAGGCGGTCACACACCGGTCTGTATAA
- a CDS encoding xanthine phosphoribosyltransferase, giving the protein MEVLKQRILQEGVVMSDQVLKLDGLLNHQIDPALTMEMGREFAARFRESGVTRVITVESSGIPVAFAAAHELGVPLVFARRKKTLLADPDAYCERVPSFTKGIVTDIMVSREYIHENDRILFIDDIIANGDAARGVIKIIERSGAELVGFGVVVEKCFQAGARTIREQGIPVEALVRIRSLNDGTVQFDDNEL; this is encoded by the coding sequence ATGGAAGTTTTGAAACAACGAATTTTACAAGAAGGCGTAGTCATGTCAGATCAGGTGCTGAAGCTGGATGGTCTGCTGAATCACCAGATTGATCCTGCATTGACGATGGAAATGGGAAGGGAATTTGCCGCTCGTTTTCGTGAAAGTGGTGTAACTCGGGTCATTACAGTGGAGTCTTCCGGGATTCCGGTCGCCTTTGCTGCTGCACATGAACTGGGTGTTCCGCTGGTATTTGCTCGTCGCAAAAAAACACTTTTGGCTGACCCCGATGCCTACTGTGAAAGAGTGCCTTCTTTTACCAAAGGGATTGTAACGGATATTATGGTGTCCCGTGAGTATATTCATGAGAATGACCGTATTTTGTTTATTGACGATATCATTGCCAATGGCGATGCTGCTCGTGGTGTCATCAAAATTATCGAACGTTCGGGTGCGGAACTGGTTGGATTCGGTGTCGTGGTCGAAAAATGTTTTCAGGCCGGAGCGCGCACCATTCGTGAGCAGGGCATTCCGGTTGAAGCGTTGGTGCGTATTCGTTCTTTGAACGATGGCACCGTGCAATTTGACGATAACGAATTGTGA
- a CDS encoding carboxymuconolactone decarboxylase family protein, translated as MTLMNDKVHAYKDQIGELSDVLPAVVKSYHEFTGECFQAGAIDAKTKQLIALGIGLFANNEVCTFYHVEEARAKGATDQEIMETVAVAGAVGGGHALSQGAMRVQKALH; from the coding sequence ATGACATTAATGAATGATAAGGTTCATGCCTATAAAGATCAGATTGGTGAATTAAGCGACGTGCTGCCAGCTGTGGTTAAGTCTTATCATGAGTTCACTGGAGAATGTTTTCAGGCAGGGGCGATTGATGCCAAGACCAAACAGCTGATAGCGCTGGGCATTGGTTTGTTTGCAAACAATGAGGTATGTACGTTTTACCATGTGGAAGAGGCGCGTGCCAAAGGAGCGACCGATCAGGAGATTATGGAGACGGTGGCTGTGGCTGGAGCCGTAGGCGGAGGCCATGCGTTGTCTCAAGGTGCAATGAGAGTACAGAAGGCTCTACATTAA